One segment of Chroicocephalus ridibundus chromosome 25, bChrRid1.1, whole genome shotgun sequence DNA contains the following:
- the LOC134507623 gene encoding olfactory receptor 14J1-like: protein MAYDRYVAICKPLHYGTLLGSRACVHMAAAAWGSGFLYALLHTTNTFSLPLCQGNALDQFFCEIPQILKLSCSHSYLREVGLLVVSACLTFGCFVFIVLSYVQNFRAVLRIPSEQGRHKAFSTCLPHLAVVSLFVSTAVFAYLKPPSISSPVLDLVVAVLYSVLPPALNPLIY, encoded by the coding sequence atggcctatgaccgctatgtggccatctgcaaacccctgcactacgggaccctcctgggcagcagagcttgtgtccacatggcagcagctgcctggggcagtgggtttctctatgctctcctgcacacgaccaatacattttccctacccctctgccaaggcaatgccctggaccagttcttctgtgaaatcccccagatcctcaagctctcctgctcacactcctacctcagggaagttgggcttcttgtggtcagtgcctgtttaaccttcgggtgctttgttttcatcgtgctgtcctatgtgcagaacttcagggccgtgctgaggatcccctctgagcagggacggcacaaagccttttccacgtgcctccctcacctggccgtggtctccctgtttgtcagcactgccgtgtttgcctacctgaagcccccctccatctcctccccagttctcgacctggtggtggctgtgctgtactcagtgttgcctccagcactgaaccccctcatctac